GTTGTATTTCCTTCgtctttaaggctgaatgatattccattgcacgtatatacattttgtttatccattcatctgtcagtggtcACTCCGGTTGCTTTCATGTTTGAGctactgtgaacaatgctgctacgaacacaGGTGTACAGATACCTCTTCCAGacctgcttttctttgttttgggtatgtatccagaagtggaattgttggaccGTATGGAAATTGTTTTGGAGAAATCACCACACAGTTTTCCACAGCAGGTATACCATTTGATATTTCCATCAGCACTGCACAAGGGTTCTaatccaaatccttgccaacacttgttattttctggtatTCTGCTAATACTCCTGCTAATGGATATCAAGTAATACCTCATGATGGCTCTGATTTACATTTCTAGACTGATCAGTGACACTGAGCATCTTCTCTtgtacttattggccatctgtatatcttctttggaaaactgtctatttaagtcttttgctcatttttaaattaggttgtttcTTTATTGCAGAAATTGTTAACATAACATCAATAGCATATCAATTATATTATTACTCACTTGTCATCTATaggatttacaaatatttcttccattctgtgggtttccttttcattccGTGATCATATTCTCTGATGCACATAAGTTTTTCATTGTGATAAAGTtcgtctttttgttttgttgtctgtgcttttggtgtcacatccaagAAGTcgttgccaaatccaatgtcatgaagcttttcccctttgtttacttctaagagttttacagttttagctcttacttataggtcattgatccattttgaataaaCTTTTGTATAGAGCATAAAGCAAGGATGCAAGTTTgctttttttgcatgtggatatcgagttttcccaacaccatttgttgaaaaacaggatttttcttttaagcaggTCAGTTAGTCAACCAGGTACCACAAAACAGCTACCATGAAGTCACTGATTTGCAAACAGCCCAATagttagactttaaaaaaaaaatgatctgtgTATAAGGGCACGAAATcacacagagaagcagagcagCACCTTTCTTTAGGCTACTGCCTTCACTTCGGAAGTCCTGAAAggctttcatttcttatttcacttCTTCCTCCACTCCTGGAGCTTGTAGCAGTGAAATGAACGTTTCACTTCACTTCTAATCTGATGTGAGTTCAGCCAGAGTTGGGGGAAAAGGCAAGGCCAGCTTACCACCACTTAATATGATCTAAGTCTACAGAGGTCCGGAAAAATCCCAGTGTCTCAAATGAACTAAGGGGAAAGAGACTTTGTTTCAGCCCTGGAGATGGTATACTAGGggaagggggtaaaaaaaaagttgaaaaaagaaaactcagaagagAGGTAGGGACAATTGTGATGGCCAAATCTTTCTGTTCTTCTCACCTTGCAACTTGAGATACTGCAAATAAACTGAAATCTTTTCTTAactctttattgttttctctatACCCCTCTTTTCAGTCAACATATATTGTTTTGTGTTGTCTGTTTTAGATGCAGTATTTCTGCTTTCCCCCAATAATCTAAGAGCTCCTCCTGCTTCCACTTCCCCAGTGCCAGGCCTACAGCACATGAATCGCATCTGCGAGGTCACTTACACATTTTAACAGCTTTGGTCAACAGAAACCTAAATTAGTTTCCACAGCAATAATCTGCCCACAGGCACAGAACTGACTTTGTCACTCACTTCGTGATCCCTTAAATTTGTATCTCCTGCAAATATAACCGTAGCTGACTCTGGAGCctcttgcattttctttaaaaccgTCTTAAACTGATTCATTCGTTCCTTAGCATGCCCTCTGGTGCTCTCCAAATGAGAAGTCATAAGGCAAAGTTCATTTCCCGAAACACTTGCCTGCAACAGGATAAATAATTATAGTTGTTAAAATTCACTAACCACTAATCTGAAATTTGAGAACAGAATAAACCGATTATTCAAATGACTGGTATGTATTTACCAAAGCAAAATCAGCACTGTGCTCATATTCCTAGGTCAGGGTGTAACATGCTAATCCTGTTCCCAAAGAAGACTACTTAGCAAGCACCCACTAATACTTCAAGACCTACCTCAAATGTCACCACCACCAGTGTCCCCAGGCAACCAGTGGCTCCCTCTTCTATAAACCCACAGCATACTGGAAAGACTGGTTTTAAAGTTCCCTACACTGAATTACAGTATaattatttctctcttaaaaGTCATGAGTCATTTGAAAGCAAAtatggttcttttattttctgctattaCCAAGAGCCTGTCACATAGGTACTCAAAAAAAGTCAGTTAAATGAATGACTGAGAATCATTTACCATTTTGCAGTTAAGATACTAATAACGTAGGATCTGTTAATTATTTAAACTAACTGCCTGCAGAATCAAGTCCAAATTTTTTCACACTGGGCATTCATGACCTTCTATAATTTGGATCCAACCTACTTCACCAACTTCTTGTCACACTACCCCTTTCCATGCCCTCTACACCCAACTGAATATAATGTTCATTTATACTTATATATGTCCTTTTTCATGTacttttatatacacacacacatcccacaaTACGCACTTTGCCAAAATTTGCGCATGGTGGTTCTACCACCGGGACTGTTCTTAACGCCTACATCTTACATATTTTTCGGGGCTCAATTCAAATACAAATTACCTCATGAAACTTTTCATTAAACAACCTAGCTaatctcatcacaagaaaaaaattttgtgacCATGTACAGCAGCAGTTGTTAAATGGACTActgtagtgatcattttgcaacatacaCAAACATCCAATCGTTGCACTGAACACCTGAAAGTGTTACCGTCGTGCCAgttacacctcaattaaaaacaaacaaaatcaatcGAGCTAAAAGTTATCTCTAAACTTCCATGGCACACGCCTCCTCCAGGGGCACTTAtgcctttcctttattttagttACTAAATACTACAATCTCTCCCTTGCTAATCTATAAACCCTAGGAGAGTAAGATCTTTTGATTCATTCTTGTAAGCCTTACATTGTACAACGCAGTATCATATGCAatgaatttaggggaaaaaaaaactttaggaaGCAAATGTGAACTGTTAGTAAATTCTTGAGTATTCTTAGGAAGATACCTAATGGATCAGGATTTTATGTTTacaaatttgtatttgaaatttgtGTAAAAACTTAACTTACAATGTTCTTTAAGACTATTTAAAAGAATGTAGAGGAGACAAAATTTTCTCtaatggcaattaaaaaaaaatgataccacaATGGAACTATAAGAAACAActcattctttaaataaaaaaaaaaaggtcaattaaaaaaaattacttacatacacacacaaaaggttTCTCATCATTTTTGTATTTGGAAAAGGGATAATCTCCTGGCTTTTAAATTTCACTCTCGATTTCTTCAACATTATAGCTGTGAAATATCCTTCTTCATGACCTTCAAATGTTTGTGGAAAAGAATTTAGGCTGAGAAGTCAAGAGTATTTGTAGTTTATCACAAGTTCCCCTACTGAAGGTTTTATAACAGGTACAGATACTTAAAATGGATCTGAATCTTCAAAGTAAACTTATTTCAGAATAGGTGAAGATAGCCAACTGAGTCCCTATGTTTACCTGCCCCCTCCCAAAATGTAGCTGGATGtattgaagaaatataaaaataaaaaagaattcacatAAGTGCCAAAAATAGTTAACGATGCCAATATCAAgtaagaaaatttgagaaatttctgAAAGAGTAGATGAGACTTACACTGAGCCAAAGTAACATGCATTTAGAAAAATtacagtaaatgaataaaaaatttagaaaggtaTAAAATcgtaagaagagaaaagaatagaagtaGAAGGGCAGTTAATGAAAGCTTCCAactgtttttcagaaaataaagtagcTGAAGAAGTGCAAAGTGGTTTACTGGAACAGAGGGAaaccaggaaaagaggaaaggaggagaaggaagaaacaaggGAAATTTCGAAAGGGAGGGCCAAGCAGGACAGCAGGCAGGCTAGAAAAAGGGCAGTGCGCCAGCAGGTAGGGGAGGGtgagggggacagagaaggaggagagagggaaagaattttccagaactgaaggCGACAATCCTTCAGTTTGAAAGTTCCTACCACATGTTTAGCacaataaatgggaaaaaaaaaaaaaaaaagacccaataAAACGAGGAAGGAAACCAAGGAGGAGGGATAGCATGGTATTCAGAAAACAAGAAATCTAAAACAAGAGTCAAAAAGAATCCCCAAAAGAATGCACAAAAGTTGTCCCACAAAGACAAAANaaaaaaaaaaaaaaaaaaaaaaaaaaaagaaactgagagatTACCTTCTCCTTAGCaactgagaatttaaaataaatcaaaattaaaatcacattatgTAAAAGTAAAAGTCAAAGAGAACATAAGATTTAGCCAACTGTTATGGAATGTAGCCAGTGTGTGGTACATTAAATGCACTcgacgacaacaacaacaacaagattgAAAATCAAAAAACTATTCAGGgcaaaaagataggaaaaaacccaaaatcaattaaaaggaagaaagactttttgaaaaagtataaCCAAAATGCAATTAtcacacttaaattttttaataaattaattttgccaAAAAACTACTCCAGGTCTCAAATTTTGgcaatttacattttcctgaaaaaaacATCCATTTCCAATACTTTTCACATATATTAAGCTCTATAACATATTCTCCTATGGTTTTCCTAGTAtcttgtgtctggcttacttttctcaaacttttttaaatttttactttttcttgtgtGTGCTCCTATTGGCTAACCTTGATTTATCTCTTTCATTGACTGTTTTTCAAAGACAAAGACAGTAGCAGGAAAATTGTTACCTGTAATAATCTCATAACTACTTGCTCTCTTCTTTAGGTAGCTACAATACGGGGGAATAACTTCCTGTAGAAATATCACATCTGGGTTGTACCTAATTCAAAACatcaatttataataaatatcagGTATTATACTATTTCATTTGCTGACACCTAGATTAGCAAAATACCACAccataaaagaaacacaaaactacTGCCTCCTAGGGCACCTAATAGTCAGTGTTTGTACTGATATCTCataactgtaaaatgagaaagatcTGTGCTATTTAACAAATACCATAAAGACCAAATTAAGTAAGAAAAACATACGTCATTacactttaaagtaaaaaaaactgGAATCACTGACAAAAGAAATCGGTATATGGAGCATCTACAAGGGTCGTATACTCCATTAGATGCCTTACAAGTTATTAATCCTCGTGAAACAGTTATCcgtgatgagaaaactgagctgcCGAGAACTCCAGTGGTTCCCAAGGGATTACAGAAGGTCATAGAGCCAGTGTGTAGCAGATATAGACCATTTtggtaatttcattttcagagcaATAATGacaaagtttattaagtgaaacTGTACTAGAAGGCTTCTAACAAAAATTAAGTGTTCCCTCCCCACCTCGTCCACACTCTCGCTCTCAGAGGCAATCACTCTCCATTCTTTTACACGTTTCTTCTGAGAGCTAGATTTTGAACTCAAATCGGATTCCAAAGCTCATAATCTTGACCGTTACCCTCTTTGTAGATAGGTAAGCCACGTTATCATGCTACCATCAACCTAAGTAATAATACTTACAAAGTTAAATAGGAACACACCCCTCGAGCCCTCTCTTGCAGATTGTTTAGATCCAATCCGTCAACATTCCAGGTAATGAAAGAGAACACGCTGCCATCTTCTTGCTGAATCCCTTCAGATGTACTGGCTTTAGAACTAACGGAATCAGTTGTCTCTTCATTCGTTAGGTCAACACTGGCAAGATCACAATGAAACACAACTCGGCAATTATCTCTGAactgattaattttaaattattttctaactaTTTGttgccctcattttacagataaataaattttaaaagaatccaGAAGTATCTGCCTAAAGAAAAGCAGAAGTCATACAACTAAGGAAAAATACATTCTTACTGTGTTATCTGTTTGCTCACTTATATAGTTAGAATCGACTCAATATCCCTCAATGACATGTGTCAGTCACTAAAATGATTTTGTAAACTATGACCTGTAATTAGACTACATAGTGTAAGATTTCCCAATTTGGAGTCACCTTAAATCATATGTGAAATGTACGAAACATATGAAATAAGATCTCACTGTGAGTAATAGCTGCAAATTTTTTGTTAGTCCCCTCCTTGAAAGGTGAAGTCTAAAACCTCTCCCCCTGAATCTGGCCCTTACTGACTTGCTTAACCAACAACAGTAAGGTGGAAAGGAAATCCTAGCACTTCTGTGGCTTGGTCATATGAAATTTTGAAGCTTTCACTCAAGCGTTTTCTAACACTCTCTCCTCAGAGATCACTTAAGAAGTCTGACTACCCTGAGACTACCATGCTGGAGAGGCCACACGCACAAGCTCCCAGTCCATGGTCCTGACACCACCTCACACCCTCCCCACGATGGCATTTGTGTGGAGGGACAAACAATTATTAAACGGTGACTGCCGAGCAGTTATACACCAtacataaatttaagaaataggtttttatatttataactttaataaatttatttattaaacggTGACTGCCGAGCAGTTATACACCAtacataaatttaagaaataggtttttatatttataactttaataaatttaatgtcaatattttaactttcaattaaaatattttattgagatataattgacatatcatattcatttcaggtgcacaacataatgatttagtatttgtatacactgtgaagtgaccaccacaataaatctaTTTAACTTATTATTctaacttattttgaaataatatcaGACTTTCAGTAAAACACTAAAACCAGTAAAAAGAGTTCCTTTCACCATTCACCCacataaatgttaacatttcacTTCTTTAGTATTTGCTTGCTTTgctctttttattctgaaatggtTGCATAAATACCTTTGTATTTCCTAGAAACAAGGACAGGCTTACATATATACCCAGCATTACTGAACATCAGAAAGTTACCACTGATACAACGTTGTTATGTAATTTTGAGACCTATTCAAGTTTTGCCAATTGTGCCACTAACGTTCCAGTTTACAATTCTGGGTTAGGGAGCTCCTAATTGTCCTCCCTTCCACCATTACTCAGCTCGATTCACATTTTTTCTGTGGGACTATTTCAGGGAACCTACTTCCTctgttcccatttcttttttcttccttccttcctttcttttttttttctttctttctttctttctttctttctttctctctctctctctctctctcgctttctttcttctttcctatttcaggGAATCTACTTCCTCTgttcccatttcttctttctttttttttaattttattttagattttatctttaagtaggctctacacccaatatggggcttgaacttacaaccccaagatcaaaagttgcacgctctaccatcaagagtcacatgctctaccaactgagccagcctggcacccccagccaataggttttttttttttttttttttttttttttttttttaggtaggctccactCCCAAAATAGTGAGGGCTTGAACTCATCTTGAGATCAAGAGCTTCTGTTCCAATTTCTTTACTAGTTACACTTTAGGTTGCAACTGACAGAAAGTAACTCAAGCTCCTATAAGCAAAACAGAGGAATTTAGAAGGAAACCAAAACCTATCACAGAGCCAGGTATGGGAATGCAGCTATCCCTGAGGAAGTGCAATCAAGGTTTTCTCCTGATCTGACTCCACTGACTCAACCTCCCTCGGCTTCATTCTCCTGCAGACCACCATTCTCAGCTTTCCCCACAAATACTAGGTTAACATGTTACTGTTCCAGCTCCACAGGAAGATTCAGACTGAATTCTCTTCCTCCCAATCTGGAAATCCTGGGAGAGAGGATCTGATTGGCCAGCTTGAGCTAGGCAAATACAACATGGGAGGCAGAACTCTATCACGGTTAGGAGAGGGGGGTAATTTCCCCTAAAAGGCTAGTCAGGGAAAGGAGCCTAATGAAATGATCTTATTACATctgtaaactggtgcagctgaAAAGATCATACGGAGAGAAGTGTCTTCACTATGAACAGTTAAATCTACAGGCTGCCCACGTATCTGGGAGAACTTCATATACATTTATTCAGAGTTTATTACATGCCAAATATTGTACTAGACTTCGGGAAATTAATCTATAAAACAGATACTGACTTCGCCAAATGGATAGTTTAGTGggagacagaaaatattaaacagCAATTATAATATAAACTAATTCACTATGACCGGGATCATGCAGAATGCTGTAAGATTACCTACAAGGGAAAACCTATCCAGACTTGAGAGATCAGGGAAAGCTTCTTGGAGATAAGTAATGTCTAAGCTGGGCCTTAAGGTAAATATTACTTGGCGTTGAAAGATCGAAGAGAAGGTTCTAGGCAAAGGTAAtaaatgatgtgggaaacaaaggcaaaagaaaaattaaatttccttactaccaaCAGCTCATTGACAAGTCTTTGAAACAGGAACCGTG
The DNA window shown above is from Ailuropoda melanoleuca isolate Jingjing chromosome 6, ASM200744v2, whole genome shotgun sequence and carries:
- the TDP2 gene encoding tyrosyl-DNA phosphodiesterase 2 isoform X1, encoding MERPRDLEAERAEGEPEVKKQRLLCVEFASVARCDSAVAQCYLAENDWEMERALNSYFEPPGQESAAESRPQTAAAGPESCVDLTNEETTDSVSSKASTSEGIQQEDGSVFSFITWNVDGLDLNNLQERARGVCSYLTLYNPDVIFLQEVIPPYCSYLKKRASSYEIITGHEEGYFTAIMLKKSRVKFKSQEIIPFPNTKMMRNLLCVYASVSGNELCLMTSHLESTRGHAKERMNQFKTVLKKMQEAPESATVIFAGDTNLRDHEVTKCGGLPSNILDVWEFLGKPKHCQYTWDTQMNCNLGIAPACKLRFDRIFFRTAAESGHIVPQSLELLGLEKLDCGRFPSDHWGLLCNLDVIL